The Neoasaia chiangmaiensis sequence TCGCGGATTTCCAGCCATCGTCGTCGGCATCGACAACGACCGCGTCTTCACCGAAAGCAAACCACGCCTCCAATACGTCACGCCCGGTTGCACCACCCTGACGGCAACGCTCAATGCTGTCTCGGACATACGCGCGCGCAAAGGCATTCGCGTGCATCAAGTCCACAAAGTCCTTCACAACCTCGACGGTATCATCATCGGAGGCGCCGGAAAGATCGACGATGCGCACGGACCATCCGTTGTCACCGCCATTATCATGCGTCTTGTCTTCGGCCATATTGCCCACCTTTTCCTTAGTCTGCCCCTCTATCGAAGCAGAAATTCGCGACCGACCTTCACGCGCGGAACGCCGTCATACGAAACGATGTCGGCCGTGGCATAAGTCTCAGTCCACCGGCTTGGAATGAACGATCCCGTCCCAATGACATCGACGGGCGCTTGCGCATCGGCCATGGCCGTACATTTCTCGATTCCGAATCCCGAAGATGCCACGATCTTGACGTTCATGAATCCGGCGTCGTTCAGCGCCTCGCGCATACGCCAGATCGCGGCTGCCGAGACACCCGTCCCCACCAGATCCCGCAATTCGCGGTCCGAACGATAACGACGGATGGTCCCCGGCGTGTGACGCTCCAGCACGGCATAGGACGTTTGCGGATCGAGCCCCTCCAGAAAACGCCCGCCATGCGTATCAAGACGAATACTCAGGTCCCCACGCGCGGCCAACTCGGGGAAGCGCCGGCAAACAGCGAGACTGTCGGTGATTTCCTGTCCGAAATAATCGACCAGGATCGTAAGGGGATCATCCGGGTAGACCTCCCGATACATCTCCGCTGCTCGGAGCGTCGAGCCCGCATAACCGATCAAGGCATGCGGCATCGTGCCAAGACCGCGTTCCCGCCCAAAGAAAGCCGATGTGGCATCGTTGGCATTCCCGATGAACCCGCGCGCGCCTTCCTTCTTTGCTGCCTCCGACCCAACGGCCGCCGCGAAGGCCATCATTTCCTGCATGTCGAACCCAGCGCAATGTCGCGCTTCCATGGCGAGAAAAGCCACCTTCGGCAATGTCATGACCATCTGATAGGCATGATGCGCCGCGACACAGCACGG is a genomic window containing:
- a CDS encoding beta/alpha barrel domain-containing protein, whose amino-acid sequence is MQDWVSASDTIDRALDRAFSPTRSLDASAIAATTDVYFNRTQAIVSHFGDQRVEYALFIRRPVVAACGLMIRWLRNVARERGMSIDVRQVYPEGAWVGAGEPLLYISGSFADLAPLETLLLQRLGPCCVAAHHAYQMVMTLPKVAFLAMEARHCAGFDMQEMMAFAAAVGSEAAKKEGARGFIGNANDATSAFFGRERGLGTMPHALIGYAGSTLRAAEMYREVYPDDPLTILVDYFGQEITDSLAVCRRFPELAARGDLSIRLDTHGGRFLEGLDPQTSYAVLERHTPGTIRRYRSDRELRDLVGTGVSAAAIWRMREALNDAGFMNVKIVASSGFGIEKCTAMADAQAPVDVIGTGSFIPSRWTETYATADIVSYDGVPRVKVGREFLLR